A single Anatilimnocola floriformis DNA region contains:
- a CDS encoding ThiF family adenylyltransferase, with translation MRDVRLTISADAWRGVQKLLHDHQRFLVAKIRWRATRSGSEALVDVAHIMAEVPRGGDRPPLDDFLVIGVENSERLASSAVELMRRVRPQSSQAAITLVLSTTTLGHWDGAVSLEGKIDSLGGFRITGPGPVEVSQQAPLAEHDSTGLFSRLRGAVGETVYQRLRRAVVVQIGASRNGALCAQMLASLGIARLRLCDGDLLQPENLDGMPGVSRGSIGRPKAEAVADTILRARDDLAVTCGNYSVLSPEAAALFGESCDLVVTCVDDDAARVAAGLLAKKMNVAHLDIATSVSNRPTLPHAIIGDSRLFLPRHGCCACTPPLTPEERESILYRLAAPPNTLQRGTMPAWSEQRAGSLITINAATVSAGIGSWLDLLAGTLRTSFWQRLDWIPGEGLRLNSAAVDAAKECPFCKVGEQ, from the coding sequence ATGCGTGATGTGCGACTGACGATTTCTGCCGATGCCTGGCGGGGCGTGCAAAAACTTCTCCACGATCACCAGCGTTTTCTCGTCGCGAAAATTCGTTGGCGGGCAACAAGGTCGGGCTCTGAGGCGCTCGTGGACGTGGCGCACATCATGGCCGAGGTCCCCCGCGGCGGCGACCGGCCTCCACTCGATGACTTTCTCGTCATCGGAGTCGAGAATAGCGAACGACTCGCCAGCTCGGCGGTCGAATTGATGCGCAGAGTGCGCCCCCAGAGTTCGCAGGCGGCGATTACGCTTGTTCTTTCAACGACGACTCTGGGGCATTGGGACGGCGCGGTTTCTCTCGAAGGCAAGATCGATTCACTTGGTGGCTTTCGCATCACCGGGCCCGGGCCAGTGGAGGTTTCTCAACAAGCGCCGCTGGCGGAACATGATTCAACCGGACTCTTCAGCCGGCTGCGCGGCGCCGTGGGTGAGACCGTTTATCAAAGATTGCGACGTGCGGTTGTCGTTCAGATCGGCGCATCGAGAAATGGAGCTCTGTGCGCGCAGATGCTTGCGTCGCTTGGGATCGCTCGGCTGCGCTTGTGCGATGGAGATCTTTTACAGCCCGAGAACCTCGATGGCATGCCAGGCGTGAGCCGGGGATCGATCGGTCGTCCCAAGGCGGAAGCTGTTGCCGATACCATCCTGCGTGCTCGCGACGATCTCGCTGTGACGTGCGGAAATTACTCGGTACTCAGTCCAGAAGCCGCAGCGTTGTTCGGCGAATCGTGTGATCTCGTGGTGACCTGCGTAGACGACGATGCCGCTCGGGTTGCGGCGGGGTTGCTTGCGAAGAAAATGAATGTCGCACATTTGGACATTGCCACGAGCGTTTCCAATCGTCCGACATTACCACATGCGATCATCGGCGACTCGCGATTGTTTCTGCCGCGTCATGGCTGCTGTGCCTGCACGCCTCCTCTGACGCCGGAGGAACGTGAAAGCATTCTGTATCGTCTGGCTGCGCCCCCGAACACACTGCAGCGAGGAACCATGCCGGCCTGGTCCGAGCAGCGAGCTGGCAGCCTGATCACCATCAATGCCGCAACAGTATCGGCGGGCATCGGTAGTTGGCTCGATTTACTGGCGGGCACACTCCGCACCAGTTTTTGGCAGCGGTTGGACTGGATTCCAGGCGAAGGTCTACGGCTGAACTCAGCCGCCGTCGATGCAGCCAAGGAGTGCCCCTTTTGCAAAGTGGGCGAACAATAA
- a CDS encoding RNA polymerase sigma factor, producing MENEMTGNSQHNRRVSLSDLIRLERGEIVDSTELSWLLRQSNEDSLTSVWSNLLGSDEEWSDASAAPSEIQTWLQQLLADLSTSRIARLELSDSQRRDLHDGRSITVEIAGLEEANCKFSPAPNGVCEVTFHGLAGKLRPLNFTFAAVSAPTRFPELVQAELPLQWPKEALEEKVLRATRTEPAAHLAEMVDSLACQSSDRTRSPADLKLNHLQLNSVEVQATAAEGELARAVSLAVEFTINGAKVVHQQNLVLSAAPADPGKLVAVYDIPFPAGAKFGFKLVTARELTPEEFSRLDTDTVNELLSHGSNEALPLELLGEGKFAVRLDALLATQTSQTMFLRYTDQGQSASAGPLGHSADDRAVKIAFNALFQSHYPAAHSFANYLASPPAPADDILQQAALNAFTGFTSLVNKRPMEQIKLFFGGWFNVIMTRAARRMSGYRKVRGVANAAETGPKPKFGHPFLAMLNSDSKATSNETESVGIVENWPDSRTMTASEEVQRQQDVEHLRDALNQLSEKEREVLQLRYFEGLKLKEISEITGIPMGTLGNFLNQAKGKLLTHLGGDEQLGAQR from the coding sequence ATGGAGAACGAAATGACAGGAAATTCGCAGCACAATCGACGAGTCAGTCTCAGCGATTTGATCCGCTTGGAGCGTGGTGAAATCGTGGATTCGACCGAGCTAAGCTGGCTCTTGCGGCAATCTAATGAGGATTCGTTGACAAGCGTTTGGTCAAATCTCTTAGGTAGCGACGAGGAATGGAGTGACGCGTCTGCGGCACCGTCAGAGATCCAAACGTGGCTGCAGCAGCTCCTGGCAGATCTATCAACGTCTCGAATTGCTCGCCTCGAGTTGAGCGATTCACAGCGCCGCGATCTGCACGATGGTCGGTCGATCACTGTCGAGATCGCGGGCCTCGAAGAGGCCAACTGCAAGTTTTCTCCCGCGCCAAACGGCGTGTGTGAGGTCACTTTCCACGGGCTGGCCGGTAAGCTGCGGCCGTTGAACTTCACCTTTGCTGCGGTTTCCGCACCGACTCGTTTTCCTGAACTGGTCCAAGCCGAACTGCCGTTGCAATGGCCGAAAGAAGCGTTGGAGGAGAAAGTTCTCCGAGCTACCCGAACCGAGCCGGCCGCCCATCTGGCGGAAATGGTGGATTCCCTCGCGTGTCAATCGTCAGATCGGACCAGGTCCCCTGCGGACCTCAAGCTCAATCATCTCCAGCTGAATTCGGTAGAAGTGCAAGCCACTGCAGCCGAGGGTGAGCTTGCGCGAGCGGTTTCGCTGGCGGTCGAATTCACCATCAACGGCGCCAAGGTGGTTCACCAACAGAACCTAGTGCTCAGTGCGGCGCCCGCAGACCCGGGCAAGCTCGTTGCCGTGTATGACATTCCATTTCCCGCTGGAGCAAAATTCGGCTTCAAGCTGGTTACTGCGCGCGAACTGACGCCAGAGGAATTCAGCAGACTCGACACCGATACGGTCAACGAACTCCTATCTCATGGGTCCAACGAAGCCTTACCGCTCGAATTGCTGGGCGAAGGCAAATTCGCAGTTCGCCTGGACGCCTTACTGGCGACACAAACATCGCAGACGATGTTCTTACGCTACACGGACCAAGGGCAGTCTGCGTCGGCGGGGCCGCTCGGACATTCGGCGGATGACCGAGCGGTGAAAATTGCATTCAACGCACTTTTTCAATCCCATTACCCCGCCGCCCATTCATTCGCGAACTACCTGGCATCCCCGCCAGCTCCGGCTGACGACATCCTGCAGCAAGCTGCGCTGAATGCCTTCACGGGCTTCACCAGCCTTGTGAATAAAAGGCCGATGGAGCAGATCAAATTGTTTTTCGGTGGTTGGTTCAACGTGATCATGACGCGCGCCGCTCGCAGGATGAGTGGCTATCGGAAAGTGAGAGGAGTTGCGAATGCCGCCGAAACCGGACCCAAGCCAAAATTCGGCCATCCGTTCCTGGCGATGTTGAATTCTGATTCGAAGGCCACTTCGAATGAAACCGAATCTGTTGGGATCGTCGAAAACTGGCCTGACTCCCGCACCATGACAGCCAGCGAGGAAGTTCAACGGCAGCAAGATGTCGAGCACTTGCGGGATGCTCTGAATCAACTCAGCGAAAAGGAGCGAGAAGTGCTCCAATTGCGTTATTTCGAAGGTCTCAAGCTGAAAGAGATTTCTGAAATAACAGGCATTCCCATGGGAACCCTGGGGAACTTTCTGAACCAAGCGAAGGGAAAGCTGCTGACTCACCTTGGTGGCGATGAGCAGTTGGGAGCGCAACGCTAA
- a CDS encoding NACHT domain-containing protein produces the protein MSQLPASLLAAAGLIQAPNAGWNSDVFFQAWLRGPCWILTDARNRKLNEGEQKALSKLLEVDIKRQLAHAWTQSRLGSEPELEQFAAYVRALTNSTLAAHEGHDWSPQRAVAPPAKMLEYGAAALDAFSQFWAFCRTVLIESRLGRDPVGDPAGHTKSFHAVDAIFQGVRGQFPVTLGSWLMLRRTLNYLWERQDMPSAGSSRSVSATDLPKEICFLGDTRNGGQVGKLRAACTLETGGAYLDPVDSGFVAFDDDMTSSLNLAWRTCRGSMESQRPKTEADRLTLRLTLVDKRAIALKGKSAGGMFALGMIAAAKRVTPDKDCTGTFSLQLTNSGGDDGESPLTINDIGVGPVDGESLLGKTQAAVNAQLTRIMHFAGQTDPFSALNATHYEQPPVFLPITSLYDAWQNITTENRKPPPASLLPYLRSLMRTYGRLKLEGIREAESLEIDLERVYIALKADPDTNYDMQNEAEVHAVEVQEQAGVSSVSEVDPGLLDQIESGNIRRKIRPKKEAAKRAAVKEVRTLGDVFRQYRRVVMLGGPGSGKSTLGHWLALQFARSFQKQVNQRKPQFVQVPLAKLEPDPTLVKDSNATVNLGPARLPIFLRIAHYAKELARREKQELPEKQLIEYLGYDKDSEALNDNCTADERNALFKTYIKSKQAVIFLDGLDELPEGNRHLVLRKVQEFIHDHVDESSSDESQFPANAGGNQVIVTSRYVGYKARPLRASCAHFNILDMQRPAVEQFAKLWTDAVNPRLLEGEGPGIVADDLIAEIYNDQRPAVRELATTPLLVTILAIVFWKDRHLPDQRAGLYARVVDNLIEIWRKRPPCQEYQLESDELYAALEPLAAKMQADVTNNGFVGLQEIGEIIDLPLTMFRGEQRSRSVRKGMLSTIGNHVGLLVEAGPDNYKFYHRQFQEFLAARHLLANKKTAAGEVIQRLDDPIWREPLLLALGFVMLDELWGAKERSALLRAILSADGPDALIPQAALLVVAAFPDMRDLPAEIVRQTAIQLLTSYANSLNQQHAGAALREQIERAFSVLRAGAHAQTVARTIAESIGDKTAPKSLAPAAATLLMHFGWFTPDQIRSLLSAVHEDRRTHDFPVHRALLMALCDRPTAFPWLEPREAISSGTFASELPMRNFLEGHPDIVDHIQGDNDWLWLMIALYGGLGHVQLLDRLKASQQQKLRNAIADETIQSGELAAVSEIPAIEIPIGPWLAFSPRDIVHDLADKELSHQIQTLLSAKTKNARDLIPILKKKWDGAQPPLKLAECAEALVGLAALGEDVLPRLLDAAKRSDSDAMVRSALDRFAWLNRFLQEPLVRSAETILRTIPERAAESHQLDLLAVAQEILLASGCPPLKISDRCAGQRFVAAASPAARATLDAEHWSYLFSGVTSDADVACQCAQMSQPVEAMIEALSQIGTARNHLAQHRMASFQTILQPRARNLVDQFLALLDSVAEAPKELQFLAGAALGHCRKFVKKTPDLAWETLLVIAGQGPDFLAGYRSTFSRSKARSWVEQPTAFLKKRGRRLWKHIENIKNPFLRFRAEWRFEYLSDSLPGEAKFLNAILGRGIRDREIDLLKDQIVSSVTIRLARITNPHEKLLALERVLTTFPSLFPNFWSNVRSAADKIDPENRARTLCRLALCAGDQEALLRDAIEAIYLIPEEDRQAETIREVRLLWGSLPGIHDELDKLSAVIPDVWLKNKSQLRNSRLVQTYRRAFDEGALVWRLPHSAPGSNGVLRHAYPNGSLPWGLIYLSATAREIESTVTAQAGGHGDWSELLGDEWQTALAGLVAGGMERGIRIGAREAGVIDQLHRNERGTRIDSLWQHLDQPDLVPAIARWEGRSDRPGQWLALVQMEGGRITAKNVSLVVDLLETSTDRLQLRAAIALHGQTPSVQNTNRRWSVRRVGGDAIDAAARGATTRGLRPAASSALDWIAHDIHHDDSSALARWLEVAATASQPDTPELWILKKMESIESDLVPTLLTALRSGTTPFKQALLRGLCRIAHCSRKSLTPHRDLIRSVIQSVPEYERSAICDFPGGPQALLETAQAAVRASKGPSRLQFVTRMFQKSTVSLRNVDDNVEQTMVQVGGELLVDVLSYWKNARESASLVNDVDEVLALLLSWLQAERSNPGQVDFLHHLLTAIDSLARLHPLAFAKFAEPPETWELILAEYAESAPHWAARTAAISLLGRLRRVTSRVARALHSTMNDVIYVQDAANEAVLEFRCAEGNFVPDLLQLLGDPSAGVKSAAVRLLVNIARAEGSFADRKQILNGLKSAAVGVVVPNPVYRMFETSADGAFNIRYLDQLDRLLIGGIFELYGM, from the coding sequence ATGTCGCAGCTTCCTGCTTCCTTATTGGCGGCCGCTGGGCTCATCCAGGCGCCAAACGCCGGTTGGAATTCGGACGTTTTTTTTCAGGCCTGGCTGCGTGGGCCGTGCTGGATCCTGACAGACGCTCGCAATCGAAAACTGAACGAGGGCGAGCAAAAAGCCCTGTCCAAACTTTTAGAAGTGGATATCAAACGTCAGCTCGCCCACGCCTGGACACAGTCCCGACTGGGGAGCGAGCCGGAGCTAGAGCAGTTTGCCGCCTATGTCCGCGCCCTGACGAACTCGACTTTAGCAGCTCATGAAGGACACGATTGGAGTCCGCAGCGGGCCGTCGCCCCGCCGGCAAAGATGTTGGAATATGGCGCAGCCGCACTAGATGCGTTTTCGCAATTCTGGGCGTTTTGTCGAACAGTGCTGATTGAATCGCGGCTGGGCCGGGATCCCGTCGGCGATCCTGCCGGGCATACGAAATCCTTTCACGCGGTCGACGCTATCTTCCAAGGCGTTCGAGGGCAGTTTCCCGTAACGCTGGGAAGTTGGCTCATGCTCCGCCGTACCCTGAACTATCTGTGGGAGCGTCAGGATATGCCCTCGGCGGGAAGTTCTCGATCGGTCTCGGCAACCGACTTGCCTAAGGAGATCTGCTTCTTAGGAGATACCAGGAATGGCGGGCAGGTCGGCAAGCTCAGGGCGGCTTGTACCCTGGAAACCGGCGGAGCCTATCTGGATCCAGTCGACAGCGGCTTCGTGGCCTTCGACGACGACATGACGAGCAGTTTGAATCTCGCTTGGCGCACGTGTCGTGGATCGATGGAAAGCCAACGGCCAAAAACGGAGGCCGACCGGCTGACGCTGCGTCTGACACTCGTCGACAAACGGGCGATCGCGCTGAAGGGCAAGTCGGCCGGCGGCATGTTTGCCTTGGGTATGATCGCTGCCGCGAAACGGGTTACACCCGACAAGGATTGCACCGGCACGTTTTCACTGCAGTTGACCAATTCGGGCGGCGACGATGGCGAGTCGCCGCTGACGATCAACGATATCGGTGTTGGCCCTGTCGACGGTGAGAGCTTGTTAGGCAAAACGCAAGCTGCCGTGAACGCCCAACTGACTAGGATCATGCACTTTGCTGGTCAGACGGATCCTTTCAGCGCCTTGAATGCAACTCACTACGAGCAGCCTCCAGTTTTTCTGCCGATAACTTCGCTCTACGACGCCTGGCAAAACATCACCACCGAGAATCGCAAACCGCCTCCGGCTAGCTTGTTGCCCTACCTGCGGTCGCTGATGCGAACTTATGGCCGCCTGAAATTAGAAGGTATTCGGGAAGCGGAATCGCTGGAAATCGATTTGGAAAGAGTCTACATCGCTCTCAAGGCAGACCCCGATACGAACTACGACATGCAGAATGAAGCGGAAGTTCACGCGGTAGAGGTCCAGGAACAGGCGGGGGTTTCGTCAGTCAGCGAAGTTGATCCTGGACTCTTGGATCAAATTGAGTCAGGAAATATCCGCCGCAAGATTCGCCCGAAAAAAGAAGCCGCCAAACGAGCTGCCGTCAAAGAGGTGCGAACCCTGGGAGACGTGTTCCGTCAATATCGACGCGTGGTCATGCTCGGCGGGCCCGGAAGTGGCAAATCGACCTTAGGTCACTGGCTGGCTCTCCAATTTGCCAGAAGCTTTCAAAAGCAAGTAAATCAGCGCAAGCCACAATTTGTGCAGGTTCCCTTAGCCAAGCTCGAGCCTGATCCCACCTTGGTGAAAGACTCCAACGCTACCGTCAATCTGGGGCCAGCGCGGCTCCCCATTTTTCTGCGAATTGCTCACTACGCCAAAGAGCTGGCACGGCGTGAAAAGCAGGAATTACCGGAGAAACAACTGATCGAGTATCTCGGGTACGACAAAGACTCCGAGGCCCTCAATGATAACTGCACCGCCGACGAGCGAAATGCGCTCTTCAAGACGTACATCAAGAGCAAACAGGCAGTCATCTTTCTGGATGGCTTGGACGAGCTTCCGGAAGGAAATCGCCATCTGGTGCTGCGCAAAGTTCAAGAGTTTATCCACGACCACGTGGATGAGAGTTCAAGCGACGAATCCCAGTTCCCCGCCAATGCGGGTGGCAACCAGGTGATCGTGACCAGCCGCTATGTCGGGTACAAAGCGCGGCCCTTGCGCGCATCGTGTGCTCACTTCAACATTCTCGATATGCAACGCCCTGCCGTCGAGCAATTCGCAAAACTGTGGACTGATGCAGTCAATCCCAGACTACTGGAGGGAGAAGGCCCTGGCATTGTGGCCGACGATTTGATTGCGGAAATTTACAACGATCAGCGACCCGCAGTGCGAGAATTGGCGACGACGCCGCTGCTGGTAACAATTCTAGCCATCGTCTTCTGGAAGGATCGTCACCTGCCAGATCAGCGTGCCGGTCTGTATGCCCGCGTTGTTGATAACCTGATCGAAATCTGGCGAAAGCGCCCACCGTGCCAGGAATATCAGCTGGAGTCTGACGAACTCTACGCCGCGCTCGAGCCGCTGGCCGCAAAAATGCAAGCCGATGTGACCAACAATGGCTTCGTCGGGCTGCAAGAGATCGGTGAAATCATCGACTTACCGTTGACCATGTTTCGCGGTGAACAGCGATCGCGGTCCGTCCGCAAAGGGATGCTCAGCACGATCGGAAACCACGTTGGCCTGCTCGTGGAAGCTGGTCCAGACAACTACAAGTTCTATCACCGCCAGTTTCAAGAATTTCTTGCTGCTCGCCATCTCCTGGCGAACAAGAAGACCGCGGCGGGCGAAGTCATTCAGCGGCTTGACGATCCAATCTGGCGCGAGCCTCTGTTACTGGCCTTGGGTTTCGTCATGCTCGATGAGTTGTGGGGGGCCAAGGAACGGTCGGCTTTGCTGCGCGCGATCTTGTCGGCCGATGGTCCGGATGCGCTCATCCCTCAAGCAGCGCTCCTCGTGGTTGCCGCATTCCCCGACATGCGAGATTTGCCCGCAGAAATTGTCCGGCAAACGGCAATTCAGTTGTTGACCTCCTATGCAAACAGCCTGAACCAGCAACACGCCGGCGCGGCATTGCGCGAACAAATCGAGCGAGCCTTCTCAGTTTTGCGAGCGGGCGCTCACGCTCAGACTGTCGCGCGAACCATTGCCGAATCGATCGGCGACAAGACGGCTCCTAAATCGTTAGCGCCAGCGGCTGCCACTCTCCTAATGCATTTCGGCTGGTTTACACCGGACCAGATCCGTTCTTTGCTGTCTGCTGTTCATGAAGATCGTCGCACCCACGATTTCCCTGTTCATCGCGCGCTGTTGATGGCGCTGTGCGATCGCCCCACGGCATTTCCTTGGCTGGAGCCTAGAGAAGCTATTTCGAGCGGCACTTTCGCCAGCGAGTTGCCGATGCGGAACTTTCTGGAAGGCCATCCCGATATTGTCGATCACATTCAAGGTGACAACGACTGGTTGTGGCTGATGATTGCGTTGTATGGAGGGTTGGGACATGTGCAGTTACTTGACCGACTCAAAGCCAGCCAGCAGCAAAAACTGCGAAATGCAATCGCTGATGAAACCATCCAATCTGGCGAACTCGCGGCGGTATCGGAAATTCCCGCGATAGAGATTCCTATCGGGCCCTGGCTCGCTTTTTCACCCCGCGACATCGTCCATGATCTCGCCGACAAGGAACTAAGTCACCAGATCCAGACATTGCTGTCGGCGAAGACAAAAAATGCTCGCGATTTAATTCCCATATTGAAGAAGAAGTGGGATGGAGCGCAGCCGCCGCTGAAGCTGGCGGAGTGCGCTGAAGCGCTGGTCGGACTAGCCGCGCTGGGAGAAGACGTTCTCCCGCGACTTTTAGACGCTGCCAAGCGGAGCGACAGTGATGCGATGGTGCGGAGCGCGCTGGACCGATTTGCCTGGCTCAATCGATTTTTGCAGGAGCCTCTGGTCCGTTCTGCAGAAACAATCCTGCGCACCATTCCGGAGCGCGCCGCGGAATCGCACCAACTCGATCTCTTGGCCGTCGCTCAAGAAATACTCCTGGCTAGCGGCTGCCCTCCACTCAAGATCAGCGATCGCTGCGCAGGGCAGCGGTTTGTAGCGGCAGCCTCCCCCGCGGCGCGGGCGACGCTCGATGCCGAACACTGGTCCTATCTGTTTTCGGGAGTCACCAGTGACGCCGATGTAGCCTGCCAGTGCGCTCAGATGAGCCAACCTGTCGAAGCCATGATTGAAGCCTTGTCGCAGATTGGGACTGCGCGAAACCATCTGGCGCAACATCGCATGGCATCATTCCAGACAATTCTCCAGCCGAGAGCCAGGAACCTCGTCGATCAATTCCTGGCGTTGCTCGATTCGGTGGCAGAAGCTCCCAAGGAACTCCAATTTCTGGCAGGAGCCGCACTTGGGCATTGCCGTAAGTTTGTCAAGAAAACCCCCGATCTCGCTTGGGAGACGCTACTAGTCATTGCCGGTCAAGGGCCTGATTTCCTGGCAGGCTACCGTTCGACATTTTCGCGCAGCAAAGCACGTAGCTGGGTCGAACAGCCCACAGCGTTTCTCAAAAAAAGGGGAAGACGCCTCTGGAAGCATATCGAGAATATCAAGAACCCGTTTCTTCGCTTTCGCGCCGAGTGGCGGTTCGAATATTTGTCGGATTCCCTGCCAGGGGAGGCAAAATTTCTCAACGCAATTCTGGGACGTGGCATACGCGACCGGGAAATTGACCTACTCAAAGACCAAATCGTCAGCTCCGTGACGATACGATTGGCGCGGATCACTAATCCCCACGAGAAGCTACTTGCTTTAGAGCGGGTATTGACGACATTTCCGTCTCTCTTCCCAAACTTCTGGAGCAATGTTCGGTCAGCGGCCGACAAAATTGATCCCGAAAATCGCGCTCGAACCCTCTGCCGCTTGGCCTTATGCGCTGGAGATCAGGAAGCCCTACTGCGAGATGCCATTGAAGCAATCTATTTGATACCCGAAGAAGATCGTCAGGCTGAGACTATTCGAGAGGTGAGGCTGTTATGGGGAAGCTTGCCCGGAATTCATGATGAATTGGATAAATTGTCTGCGGTCATTCCAGATGTCTGGCTAAAAAACAAGTCTCAGCTGCGCAACTCGCGCTTAGTGCAAACGTATCGACGTGCTTTCGACGAGGGAGCTCTGGTCTGGAGACTGCCCCACTCGGCGCCAGGAAGCAACGGTGTACTTCGTCACGCGTATCCAAACGGCTCGCTCCCGTGGGGCTTAATCTATTTGTCGGCCACAGCCAGGGAGATCGAATCCACTGTCACCGCCCAAGCTGGAGGTCACGGGGACTGGTCGGAACTTCTGGGAGACGAATGGCAAACGGCGCTGGCAGGCCTGGTCGCAGGCGGAATGGAACGCGGTATCCGGATCGGCGCACGTGAGGCCGGGGTGATTGACCAGCTTCACCGCAACGAGCGCGGTACCCGAATCGACAGTCTGTGGCAGCATCTTGATCAACCCGATTTGGTGCCAGCGATTGCTCGCTGGGAAGGACGTTCGGATCGTCCTGGCCAATGGTTGGCGCTCGTGCAAATGGAAGGAGGGCGGATTACGGCCAAGAATGTATCGCTCGTGGTCGACCTGCTTGAGACTTCGACGGATCGCTTGCAGTTGCGGGCGGCGATTGCGTTGCATGGCCAAACACCTTCTGTGCAAAACACGAATCGTCGCTGGTCAGTTCGCCGTGTCGGTGGTGATGCGATCGACGCCGCCGCGCGCGGTGCAACAACACGCGGTCTTCGGCCAGCCGCCAGTTCCGCGCTGGACTGGATCGCTCATGACATTCACCACGATGACTCGTCGGCATTAGCACGTTGGCTGGAAGTGGCCGCGACAGCCAGCCAGCCGGACACACCCGAGCTGTGGATCTTGAAGAAAATGGAATCGATCGAAAGCGACCTGGTTCCAACCTTGCTCACTGCTCTGCGCTCGGGAACAACGCCTTTCAAGCAAGCGTTGCTGCGTGGCCTGTGCAGGATCGCGCATTGTTCGCGCAAGTCTCTAACGCCCCATCGCGACCTTATTCGCAGCGTCATTCAGTCGGTGCCTGAGTACGAACGTTCTGCGATTTGCGATTTCCCCGGCGGCCCCCAGGCATTACTTGAAACCGCTCAAGCTGCTGTCCGAGCGAGCAAGGGACCGAGTCGTTTGCAGTTCGTGACTCGAATGTTCCAGAAGTCAACGGTTTCGCTGCGCAATGTCGATGACAACGTCGAACAAACCATGGTCCAGGTTGGCGGCGAACTACTCGTCGACGTCTTGAGCTACTGGAAGAACGCTCGTGAGAGTGCATCACTGGTTAATGATGTTGATGAGGTATTAGCATTGCTTTTGTCCTGGTTGCAGGCCGAACGCAGCAATCCTGGTCAAGTCGATTTTCTTCACCATCTGCTCACGGCCATCGACTCGCTGGCTCGTTTGCATCCACTGGCATTTGCAAAGTTTGCAGAGCCGCCCGAAACATGGGAACTGATTCTGGCGGAATATGCCGAGAGCGCGCCCCACTGGGCAGCTAGGACAGCGGCCATAAGTCTTTTGGGGAGACTAAGACGAGTGACTAGCCGAGTGGCTCGCGCACTGCATTCGACCATGAACGACGTGATCTATGTGCAGGACGCTGCCAATGAGGCTGTCCTGGAGTTTCGCTGTGCGGAAGGCAATTTTGTTCCGGATCTGTTGCAACTCTTGGGCGATCCCAGTGCCGGAGTGAAATCCGCGGCTGTCCGATTGCTGGTCAATATCGCCCGCGCGGAAGGATCGTTTGCAGACCGCAAACAGATTTTGAACGGCCTGAAATCTGCGGCCGTAGGGGTGGTAGTTCCCAATCCTGTCTATCGAATGTTCGAAACCAGTGCGGATGGAGCATTCAATATTCGTTATCTGGATCAACTTGATCGTTTGCTGATTGGTGGCATTTTCGAGCTCTATGGAATGTAG
- a CDS encoding type IV secretory system conjugative DNA transfer family protein, giving the protein MSYRKSILVGRQLSNGEVVTLPGDAHVLTIAPSGVDRLRAAIIPNLLNYEGPAVVVDPTGEAYNATADARRAMGQTVYRLDPCHVVGPESDAINPLDLLFLEGADADVECQTVADFVIPRTSMKECAAFGLLSGVVGYLASVPEKKGFGSVSETFTSDDVIYNLAVVLDTIGKRIPKLAYREIADFLRLPDAERSRILFTVNAKLKPYMPTEIVKALSKPAIPMDELVSGRPFTVYLIIPNDKLRSYSHLLRLWLQTLITCQMRRRNPAASRTLFLLDESAYFPMFPALESAITHSREYGVQVWNFCQDISQFRNMFPQSWPTVLNDSAVQLIRINEQFSTVAEAAALFGEKVETFRALGRDEQMVCQKGVCQKLAALD; this is encoded by the coding sequence ATGAGCTATCGAAAGTCAATCTTGGTAGGACGGCAACTCTCGAACGGAGAAGTCGTAACGCTTCCCGGCGATGCTCACGTCCTCACGATTGCACCTAGTGGAGTCGATAGACTCAGAGCGGCCATCATTCCTAATTTGTTGAACTATGAGGGTCCGGCGGTAGTCGTTGATCCAACTGGTGAAGCCTATAACGCCACCGCCGATGCCAGACGCGCGATGGGCCAGACCGTTTATCGCCTAGATCCATGTCACGTTGTCGGCCCGGAATCGGATGCGATCAACCCGCTCGACCTTCTTTTCCTGGAAGGGGCGGACGCCGACGTTGAATGTCAAACGGTGGCGGATTTTGTCATCCCGCGAACTTCCATGAAGGAATGCGCTGCGTTTGGATTACTCAGCGGCGTTGTGGGTTATCTTGCTTCCGTTCCAGAGAAAAAAGGGTTCGGCAGCGTCTCGGAAACTTTTACTAGCGACGACGTGATCTATAACCTGGCCGTTGTGCTGGACACAATCGGCAAAAGAATTCCAAAGCTCGCATACAGGGAGATCGCTGACTTTTTACGCCTCCCCGACGCGGAACGCAGTCGCATCTTATTTACGGTGAACGCAAAACTAAAACCTTACATGCCGACGGAAATCGTTAAGGCGCTCAGTAAGCCTGCCATTCCAATGGATGAGCTTGTTTCAGGTCGGCCATTCACCGTGTACTTGATCATCCCGAACGATAAACTTCGCAGCTATTCGCACTTACTGCGGCTTTGGCTCCAAACGCTTATCACTTGCCAAATGCGTCGCAGAAATCCTGCCGCGTCACGGACTCTTTTCCTGCTCGACGAGAGCGCCTACTTTCCGATGTTTCCGGCTCTCGAATCCGCGATCACTCATAGCAGGGAATATGGTGTCCAAGTCTGGAACTTCTGCCAAGATATCAGCCAGTTTCGCAATATGTTCCCGCAAAGTTGGCCAACGGTATTGAACGACAGTGCGGTACAACTGATCCGAATCAATGAGCAGTTTTCTACGGTTGCCGAAGCTGCCGCTTTGTTTGGGGAGAAGGTCGAGACGTTTCGCGCGCTCGGTCGCGACGAGCAAATGGTTTGCCAGAAGGGCGTTTGTCAAAAGTTGGCGGCGCTCGACTAA